A single window of Aminivibrio pyruvatiphilus DNA harbors:
- a CDS encoding (2Fe-2S)-binding protein, producing the protein MTMQKEHPGSEEIYVCRCEEVTLEEIHEWIDRGYDSVEELKRVLRVGMGPCQGRGCQDILMREIAKKTGKSITEVEPATVRPPAKPIRIGLLAEEGEE; encoded by the coding sequence ATGACCATGCAGAAGGAACATCCGGGATCTGAAGAGATTTACGTATGCCGCTGCGAGGAAGTTACCCTCGAGGAGATCCACGAGTGGATCGACAGGGGATATGACTCCGTGGAAGAACTCAAGAGGGTTCTCCGGGTCGGCATGGGCCCATGCCAGGGCAGAGGCTGCCAGGATATCCTCATGAGAGAGATTGCGAAAAAAACGGGAAAGTCAATCACCGAAGTAGAACCGGCAACCGTTCGACCTCCTGCAAAACCAATCAGGATCGGTTTGCTCGCAGAGGAGGGTGAAGAATGA
- a CDS encoding 4Fe-4S dicluster domain-containing protein has translation MADALDLFNSGVLTGEREGAVLPDRKLWESKKGGVVIVECPQRIPCNPCHTSCPTGAIRPFADINDTPTVDHSLCTGCTLCVASCPGLACFVIDLTFSEDKALFKLPYEMLPLPEKGQKVQCLNRIGECIAEGTVENVTQPKKDRTYVIHVSAPKEVVDEFRTIRAVK, from the coding sequence ATGGCTGACGCTCTCGACCTCTTCAACAGCGGTGTCCTCACCGGCGAACGGGAAGGTGCCGTCCTGCCGGACCGCAAACTCTGGGAATCGAAAAAAGGAGGAGTCGTAATCGTCGAATGTCCCCAGCGCATTCCCTGCAATCCGTGCCATACCAGCTGTCCTACCGGAGCGATCCGTCCCTTTGCCGACATCAACGACACCCCGACGGTTGATCATTCGCTGTGCACTGGATGCACCCTCTGTGTAGCATCCTGTCCGGGTCTGGCGTGCTTCGTTATCGATCTCACTTTTTCCGAAGACAAAGCTCTTTTCAAACTTCCCTACGAGATGCTGCCCCTTCCGGAAAAGGGGCAGAAAGTCCAGTGCCTGAACCGAATAGGGGAATGCATTGCGGAAGGCACCGTGGAAAACGTGACACAACCCAAAAAGGACAGGACCTATGTCATCCATGTTTCGGCTCCAAAAGAAGTAGTGGACGAATTCCGGACAATCAGGGCGGTGAAATGA
- a CDS encoding NAD(P)/FAD-dependent oxidoreductase — MKTLSTEILVIGGGAAGLSAAAEAAAAGAKVMVAESDLHLGGQLVKQTHKFFGSKDEYAGTRGFKIANILLNEIDSCRENVEIHTNTTITGFYSEDGTFTAMRGEEKYFHIKAKKTIVATGAQERLIPFPNNDLPGVYGAGAVQTLMNVYGVVPGKRVLMVGAGNIGLIVSYQLMQAGVEVAAVVEAAPRVGGYWVHAAKIRRMGVPILLRHSIRKAVGEQVITGAYITALNDRFEPVGEKKYVDCDIICIAVGLSPTTEILSQAGCKMMYVPQLCGLVAQRDRTMKTSNPDFFTAGDASGIEEASAAMVEGRIAGLSAASDLGYPTEHGKLDEYWGRLQALRSGEAGARICQGLECVLVNRWEDVSNG; from the coding sequence ATGAAAACTCTCTCGACAGAAATTCTCGTTATCGGCGGAGGAGCGGCGGGCCTCAGCGCGGCAGCAGAAGCGGCGGCGGCAGGTGCAAAAGTCATGGTGGCGGAAAGCGATCTTCATCTGGGAGGACAGCTCGTAAAACAGACCCATAAATTCTTCGGCAGCAAGGACGAATATGCGGGAACCAGGGGGTTCAAAATCGCGAACATCCTTTTGAACGAAATTGATTCCTGCAGGGAAAACGTTGAAATCCACACCAATACCACCATCACAGGCTTCTATTCAGAAGACGGCACCTTCACCGCCATGCGGGGAGAAGAAAAATACTTCCATATCAAAGCTAAAAAAACAATAGTGGCTACAGGCGCCCAGGAACGGCTCATTCCGTTTCCAAACAATGACCTTCCCGGCGTTTACGGTGCAGGAGCCGTTCAGACCCTTATGAACGTCTACGGGGTTGTTCCCGGGAAACGGGTTCTCATGGTCGGAGCGGGCAATATCGGCCTTATTGTGAGTTATCAGCTCATGCAGGCAGGCGTTGAAGTCGCCGCCGTTGTCGAAGCCGCACCCCGGGTTGGCGGCTACTGGGTCCACGCAGCAAAAATCCGTCGGATGGGCGTCCCCATCCTTCTGCGCCACTCCATCAGAAAAGCCGTGGGGGAGCAGGTCATCACGGGAGCGTACATCACGGCACTCAATGACCGTTTCGAGCCGGTGGGAGAAAAAAAGTACGTGGACTGTGACATCATCTGCATAGCTGTCGGTCTCTCCCCGACCACGGAGATTCTCTCCCAGGCCGGATGCAAAATGATGTATGTTCCCCAGTTGTGCGGCCTTGTTGCACAGCGGGACAGAACGATGAAAACCTCCAACCCCGATTTTTTCACCGCAGGTGACGCAAGCGGCATCGAAGAGGCAAGCGCCGCCATGGTCGAAGGGAGAATAGCCGGCCTTTCGGCGGCTTCAGATCTTGGATACCCCACCGAACACGGTAAGCTTGACGAATATTGGGGACGTCTCCAGGCTCTCAGGTCAGGAGAGGCAGGGGCACGTATATGCCAGGGACTCGAATGCGTGCTTGTCAACAGATGGGAGGATGTTTCCAATGGCTGA
- a CDS encoding (2Fe-2S)-binding protein encodes MDLIEEHPILDFPRGEKVRFFFDGREMEGYEGEPIAMALHANRVRVYRETAEMHRPRGFFCAIGKCSSCFMVVDGVPNVRTCITPLKPGMKVETQHGKGFVPETAE; translated from the coding sequence ATGGATTTGATCGAGGAACATCCGATCCTTGATTTCCCTAGGGGAGAAAAGGTACGTTTTTTCTTCGACGGAAGGGAAATGGAAGGATATGAAGGGGAGCCCATCGCCATGGCCCTTCATGCGAACAGGGTTAGAGTCTACCGAGAAACGGCTGAAATGCACAGACCCCGGGGTTTTTTCTGCGCCATCGGAAAATGCAGCAGCTGTTTCATGGTGGTGGACGGTGTTCCGAACGTCAGGACATGCATAACTCCCCTAAAACCAGGCATGAAGGTGGAAACCCAGCACGGCAAGGGCTTCGTACCCGAGACAGCGGAATGA
- a CDS encoding ornithine cyclodeaminase family protein — translation MFLMNSGHMLSCFSFPGLMDAAEEAMKAAGREKDGSITVPLRTAVNRGKNSLLLMPCLADDLWGLKALTIFPDNPVRSRPFLNGLVLLFDGADGTPLALFDGRTLTALRTGSVGGAAVRALAGKDVRSLGLAGAGVQGYWQVRFACEARSFSEVRIYDAVPESAERTAERLGKDLPEISVLPCRDAAELALASDVIITATTAKQPVFPDDRRLFSGGKCIIGIGSYTPEIREYPDALFAEAEQVYVDTEHALSETGDLINPLSRGVFSKEIIRPLSDLLLAGKKETAGTGTVFFKSVGLSVFDLYAAKTLLERGKMTGNGIDFDL, via the coding sequence ATGTTTCTTATGAACAGCGGCCACATGCTTTCCTGTTTCTCTTTTCCCGGGTTGATGGATGCCGCAGAAGAGGCCATGAAAGCGGCCGGCCGGGAGAAGGACGGATCCATAACAGTACCCCTGAGAACCGCTGTCAACAGAGGAAAGAATTCTCTCCTGCTCATGCCCTGTCTTGCGGATGATCTCTGGGGGCTGAAAGCTCTCACGATTTTTCCCGACAACCCTGTACGCTCACGGCCTTTTCTGAACGGGCTGGTACTCCTTTTCGACGGGGCGGACGGGACTCCTCTTGCGCTTTTTGACGGGAGAACGCTGACGGCCCTGAGAACGGGTTCGGTGGGAGGGGCCGCTGTACGCGCCCTTGCGGGAAAGGATGTGCGGTCCCTTGGCCTAGCCGGAGCGGGTGTCCAGGGATACTGGCAGGTCCGTTTCGCCTGCGAGGCCCGATCCTTTTCAGAGGTTCGAATCTATGATGCCGTCCCGGAGAGTGCGGAAAGGACTGCTGAAAGGCTCGGAAAAGATCTGCCCGAAATCAGCGTGTTGCCCTGCAGAGATGCCGCGGAGCTTGCTCTTGCTTCCGATGTGATCATTACCGCCACAACGGCGAAACAGCCGGTTTTTCCTGATGACAGGCGTCTCTTTTCGGGAGGGAAATGCATCATCGGCATCGGTTCCTATACTCCGGAGATTCGGGAATATCCCGATGCCCTTTTCGCGGAAGCGGAGCAGGTTTATGTGGATACTGAGCATGCCCTTTCGGAAACGGGAGACCTCATCAACCCCCTTTCCAGGGGAGTATTTTCGAAAGAAATCATCCGTCCACTTTCTGATCTCCTTCTTGCCGGGAAGAAGGAAACAGCAGGCACCGGCACTGTCTTTTTCAAATCCGTCGGGCTTTCGGTGTTTGATCTTTATGCTGCGAAAACCTTGCTTGAGAGGGGAAAAATGACCGGAAACGGAATCGATTTCGATCTGTAG
- the rlmB gene encoding 23S rRNA (guanosine(2251)-2'-O)-methyltransferase RlmB: MDRIERKDGKRPAGRRFGKETGSAAPRFEKKRSEDLNWGRQVVLQLLKESPDRVQKVFLGKNVSDSFSRQVKTLAEKGGVVVQVVTPEVLSEICGPVNHQGVACRSSEVSMADLGDFFSSLPSAGPLLVVVLDHVQDPHNLGAVARTAEACGAKGVLFPKRRGALPGGTVVKVSAGAALRLPMVGINNVSQTVKELQEAGFWTIGLDNRAGRSLWSEPMPERTALIVGAEGEGLSRLVSDTCDEIVRIPLTGETGSLNASVACAVGMFEWARKWGPQS, from the coding sequence GTGGATAGAATAGAAAGAAAAGATGGGAAAAGACCCGCAGGCAGGAGGTTCGGAAAAGAAACCGGTTCCGCCGCACCCCGTTTTGAAAAAAAGAGAAGCGAAGACCTCAACTGGGGGAGGCAGGTCGTACTCCAGCTTTTAAAAGAGTCTCCCGACAGGGTTCAGAAAGTTTTCCTCGGGAAGAATGTGAGCGATTCCTTTTCCCGGCAGGTGAAAACCCTGGCGGAAAAAGGAGGTGTGGTGGTTCAGGTCGTCACACCCGAGGTTCTTTCCGAGATTTGCGGGCCGGTGAATCACCAGGGTGTCGCCTGCCGAAGCAGTGAGGTTTCCATGGCCGATCTCGGGGATTTCTTCTCTTCCCTCCCTTCCGCCGGCCCTCTCCTCGTGGTCGTCCTCGACCACGTCCAGGATCCTCATAACCTCGGCGCCGTAGCCCGCACTGCTGAAGCGTGCGGTGCGAAAGGAGTTCTCTTTCCCAAGCGCAGGGGAGCCCTCCCCGGGGGCACTGTGGTCAAGGTCAGCGCCGGCGCTGCACTGCGCCTGCCCATGGTGGGGATAAACAATGTCTCCCAGACGGTAAAAGAGCTCCAGGAGGCCGGCTTCTGGACCATCGGTCTTGATAACAGGGCCGGCCGTTCCCTCTGGTCCGAGCCCATGCCGGAAAGAACCGCCCTTATAGTGGGTGCCGAAGGTGAAGGCCTGTCCAGGCTCGTATCCGATACCTGCGACGAAATCGTCCGAATCCCCCTTACGGGAGAAACCGGCTCTTTGAACGCAAGCGTTGCGTGTGCCGTGGGAATGTTCGAATGGGCAAGGAAATGGGGGCCCCAGTCCTGA
- the uvrA gene encoding excinuclease ABC subunit UvrA, producing MLQWIQIKGAREHNLKNIDVDIPKNKLVVITGPSGSGKSSLAFDTLYAEGQRRYVESLSVYARQFLGIQNKPDVDDISGLSPAISIEQKGVSHNPRSIVGTVTEIYDFLRLIFARVGKPHCPSCGKEVMRYSLDEIVDILFRSFPEERVEILAPLVRGKKGEYRNLLSQTRDKGFLRVRVDGAVLWLEEEISLDKNRRHTIEVIVDRLRIQEDRRGRIAEAVENALSLSGGYVVAVPETGEEKLLTENYTCPSCDISLPEIEPRLFSFNNPYGACPDCSGIGSHQFFSEDLAIDPERSLSEGAILPWKKKHYMLTKLEKFAAKKGWDLSGVYGKLPGNIKEFILRGSDERIPLMFRDGGEERSYMGRYEGLIPWLDARWKETESEAVIEELATYRVDDECKTCGGLRLKPEALSVKVRNYGIGDFVSMPIDELCHILENISFSSGEEHIVHQVLLETRKRLNFLTDVGVGYLSLIRRADTLSGGESQRIRLATQIGSKLSGVLYVLDEPTIGLHSRDTEKLVRTLESIRDLGNTVVVVEHDRETMMAADSIIEMGPGAGDGGGNIVFSGEYEEAFRSPFLTGPYLRGECNGIVRPKERRRPKGSLTVKGARHNNLKGIDVEFPTGLFITVTGVSGSGKSSLIHDVLYKGMRRYLDRDFRERAGNHKNIDGWENFRNIILVDQSPIGRTPRSNPATYTGLFTLIRELFAELPEAKLRGYLPGRFSFNVRGGRCEACGGGGSTKVSMLFLPDVYVPCEVCGGKRYNRETLEVKFKGKSISDVLDMTVDEALQFFRDIPRIASKLNLIAEAGLGYIRLGQSALTLSGGEAQRVKLSKELSKKFSGPTLYLLDEPTTGLYYTDVEKLLVIVNKIVDQGNTVILIEHNLDVLMSADYIIDLGPEGGNGGGRLVAAGTPEDLMHSSKGYTARFLREYSDQISERMKKSG from the coding sequence GTGTTGCAATGGATTCAAATCAAAGGAGCAAGAGAACACAATCTAAAAAACATCGACGTTGATATCCCGAAAAACAAGCTTGTGGTCATCACAGGCCCTTCGGGATCAGGCAAGTCGTCCCTCGCCTTCGACACTCTCTACGCCGAGGGACAGCGCAGGTATGTCGAATCTCTTTCCGTTTACGCAAGACAGTTTCTTGGTATCCAGAACAAACCGGATGTGGACGACATTTCGGGGCTCTCTCCGGCCATTTCCATCGAACAGAAGGGGGTGTCCCACAACCCCCGTTCCATCGTCGGAACCGTCACGGAAATTTACGACTTTCTCCGCCTGATTTTCGCCAGGGTGGGCAAACCCCATTGTCCCTCATGCGGAAAGGAAGTCATGCGTTATTCTCTCGATGAAATTGTGGACATCCTCTTCCGCAGTTTTCCGGAGGAGAGGGTTGAAATTCTCGCTCCCCTGGTGAGGGGCAAAAAAGGAGAATACAGAAACCTGCTTTCCCAGACCCGGGACAAGGGCTTTCTTCGTGTCAGGGTCGACGGCGCCGTTCTCTGGTTGGAAGAAGAAATCTCCCTCGACAAGAACAGGCGCCATACCATCGAGGTCATAGTCGACAGGCTTCGGATTCAGGAAGACAGGCGGGGCAGAATTGCCGAAGCCGTGGAGAATGCACTCTCCCTCAGCGGAGGTTACGTGGTGGCCGTTCCTGAAACGGGAGAGGAAAAACTGCTCACGGAAAATTACACATGCCCTTCCTGCGACATTTCACTGCCCGAAATCGAACCAAGGCTTTTTTCCTTCAACAACCCCTACGGGGCCTGCCCGGACTGTTCCGGAATAGGAAGCCACCAGTTCTTTTCGGAAGATCTGGCCATCGATCCTGAAAGATCCCTCTCCGAAGGGGCTATTCTTCCATGGAAGAAAAAACATTACATGCTGACAAAACTGGAAAAGTTCGCGGCGAAAAAGGGATGGGATCTCTCGGGAGTCTACGGCAAGCTCCCGGGGAATATAAAAGAGTTTATTCTCAGGGGATCGGATGAACGCATTCCCCTGATGTTCCGTGACGGCGGAGAAGAGCGTTCCTACATGGGGCGCTACGAAGGACTCATCCCATGGCTTGACGCCAGGTGGAAGGAGACTGAATCCGAAGCCGTCATCGAGGAGCTGGCTACATACCGGGTGGACGACGAGTGCAAAACCTGCGGGGGACTGAGGCTCAAACCTGAAGCGCTGAGTGTGAAAGTCCGGAACTACGGCATTGGGGATTTTGTTTCCATGCCCATCGACGAACTGTGTCATATCCTCGAAAACATCTCTTTTTCATCCGGCGAGGAGCACATCGTGCACCAGGTCCTTCTCGAAACGAGAAAACGGCTCAATTTCCTCACCGACGTGGGAGTGGGCTACCTCTCCCTTATTCGGAGAGCCGACACGCTCAGCGGGGGAGAAAGCCAGCGAATCCGGCTTGCCACTCAGATAGGATCGAAACTGAGCGGTGTCCTGTACGTGCTGGACGAACCTACCATCGGCCTTCATTCAAGGGATACCGAGAAGCTCGTCAGGACCCTGGAATCAATCCGCGACCTCGGCAACACCGTCGTGGTGGTTGAACATGACAGGGAAACCATGATGGCCGCGGACTCGATCATCGAGATGGGGCCGGGGGCGGGTGACGGAGGAGGAAATATCGTTTTCTCCGGGGAGTATGAAGAGGCGTTCCGGTCGCCTTTCCTGACAGGCCCTTACCTGCGGGGAGAATGCAACGGCATCGTCCGGCCGAAGGAGAGAAGGAGACCCAAAGGCAGCCTGACGGTAAAAGGAGCCCGGCACAACAATCTGAAAGGCATCGATGTGGAGTTTCCCACGGGGCTCTTCATCACCGTAACAGGCGTTTCAGGGTCGGGAAAGAGCAGCCTCATCCATGACGTGCTCTACAAGGGGATGAGGCGGTACCTGGACAGGGATTTCCGCGAGCGGGCGGGAAACCACAAAAACATCGACGGGTGGGAAAATTTCCGGAACATCATCCTAGTGGACCAGAGCCCCATCGGAAGGACTCCCCGATCGAACCCGGCCACCTACACGGGACTGTTCACCCTCATCCGGGAGCTCTTTGCGGAGCTCCCCGAAGCGAAGCTGAGGGGATATCTCCCCGGCAGATTCAGCTTCAACGTGAGGGGAGGGCGGTGCGAAGCGTGCGGCGGCGGCGGGTCCACCAAGGTTTCCATGCTCTTTCTTCCCGACGTGTACGTGCCCTGCGAGGTCTGCGGCGGCAAAAGATACAACAGGGAAACCCTCGAGGTGAAGTTCAAGGGGAAATCCATCTCCGATGTACTGGACATGACGGTGGATGAGGCCCTGCAGTTCTTCAGGGACATTCCGAGAATTGCCTCCAAGCTGAACCTCATTGCCGAAGCGGGACTCGGATATATCCGGCTCGGGCAGTCGGCCCTCACCCTCAGCGGAGGGGAGGCCCAGAGAGTGAAATTGTCCAAGGAACTGAGCAAGAAATTTTCTGGACCGACCCTGTACCTTCTTGATGAACCGACCACCGGCCTTTATTACACGGACGTGGAAAAACTCCTGGTCATCGTGAACAAGATCGTTGACCAGGGAAACACGGTCATTCTCATCGAACACAACCTGGACGTTCTGATGTCCGCAGATTATATTATCGACCTCGGCCCGGAGGGAGGAAACGGAGGAGGGCGGCTCGTCGCGGCAGGCACACCGGAAGATCTCATGCACTCTTCCAAGGGGTATACAGCCCGGTTTCTCCGGGAGTATTCCGATCAAATCAGCGAAAGGATGAAGAAAAGTGGATAG
- the uvrB gene encoding excinuclease ABC subunit UvrB, with protein MKTEDRKFHLVSDWAPSGDQPEAIRRLSAGIAENRRFQTLLGVTGSGKTFTVANVIAHACRPVLVLAHNKTLAAQLYSEFKGFFPHNAVHYFVSYYDYYQPEAYVPATDTYIEKDASVNDRIERLRLAATKALIERRDVIVVASVSCIYGLGRKETYEKVIFPFSVGDRWERRAFMEKLLENYYERNDFVVEHGSFRARGDIIEIFPAYGETALRICFFDDEIERIDEFDPVSGKVKESLAHASIFPAQHYVTDRDAIDRSIEPIRSELEEQASAFEKQGKFLEAQRIRMRTQYDMEMLMETGYCSGIENYSRYLDGRNPGEPPGTLLDFFPSDFLLVVDESHITLPQVRGMFNGDRARKLTLVENGFRLPSCLDNRPLEWAEFEKYMRQAVFVTATPGDYEFRVSDNVVEQLIRPTGVLDPEVEILPASGQVDDLIGRLREIASRGERALVTTLTKKSSEDLAEYLADLQFKVKYIHSELNTFERAELIRDLRNGDISVLVGINLLREGMDLPEVSLVAILDADREGFLRSERSLIQMMGRAARNTAGKVILYADDITDSIRNATAETARRRALQTKYNEDHGITPASIRKDVISLLPEELMADAGSGYLRKKEKDTLEGFSPAELEKMMWQAVERLDFEKAARLRDTLASLEGKELNRVAMDSNQRSKRTQSKKHRR; from the coding sequence ATGAAAACTGAAGACAGGAAATTCCACCTGGTTTCGGACTGGGCTCCTTCAGGTGACCAGCCTGAGGCCATACGCCGGCTTTCCGCCGGTATCGCGGAAAACAGACGTTTCCAGACTCTTCTCGGGGTAACCGGAAGCGGAAAAACCTTCACGGTTGCCAACGTGATCGCCCATGCGTGCAGGCCCGTTCTGGTGCTCGCCCACAACAAAACTCTTGCGGCCCAGCTTTACAGTGAATTCAAGGGTTTTTTCCCCCATAATGCTGTTCATTACTTCGTCAGCTACTACGACTATTACCAGCCGGAAGCCTATGTCCCGGCGACAGATACCTACATAGAGAAAGACGCTTCGGTCAACGACAGGATAGAACGGCTTCGGCTGGCAGCAACCAAGGCGCTGATCGAACGGCGGGATGTCATCGTCGTTGCAAGCGTCTCCTGTATCTACGGACTCGGTCGGAAGGAAACCTACGAAAAGGTCATTTTTCCCTTCTCCGTTGGGGACCGGTGGGAACGTCGGGCTTTCATGGAAAAACTACTGGAAAACTACTACGAGAGAAACGACTTCGTGGTGGAACATGGCAGTTTCCGCGCCAGGGGAGACATCATCGAAATTTTTCCCGCCTACGGAGAGACGGCTCTCCGGATATGTTTTTTCGACGACGAAATAGAAAGAATAGATGAGTTTGATCCCGTTTCGGGAAAGGTAAAGGAAAGTCTTGCTCACGCTTCAATTTTCCCGGCCCAGCATTACGTCACCGACAGGGATGCCATCGACCGGTCCATCGAGCCCATTCGTTCCGAATTGGAAGAACAGGCTTCCGCATTCGAAAAACAGGGCAAGTTTCTCGAAGCGCAGCGCATCAGGATGAGAACCCAGTACGACATGGAAATGCTTATGGAAACGGGATACTGCTCGGGAATTGAGAATTACTCGAGGTATCTGGACGGCAGGAATCCGGGAGAACCTCCAGGAACACTGCTTGATTTCTTTCCCTCCGATTTCCTTCTTGTGGTGGATGAATCCCACATAACCCTTCCCCAGGTCAGGGGAATGTTCAACGGTGACCGCGCCCGGAAGCTGACCCTGGTGGAAAACGGGTTCCGCCTTCCTTCCTGCCTTGACAACAGACCGCTGGAATGGGCCGAATTCGAGAAATATATGAGACAGGCCGTTTTCGTCACCGCCACCCCCGGCGACTACGAGTTCAGGGTATCCGACAATGTGGTGGAGCAGCTCATCCGTCCCACCGGCGTCCTCGACCCCGAAGTGGAGATCCTTCCTGCAAGCGGCCAGGTGGACGATCTCATCGGGCGGCTCAGGGAGATTGCCTCCAGAGGAGAAAGAGCCCTGGTAACCACCCTGACGAAAAAATCATCGGAAGACCTTGCGGAGTACCTTGCCGACCTTCAGTTCAAGGTCAAGTACATTCACTCTGAACTCAACACCTTCGAAAGGGCGGAACTCATCCGGGATCTCAGGAACGGAGACATTTCAGTCCTCGTGGGAATCAACCTTCTCCGCGAGGGAATGGACCTTCCGGAGGTTTCCCTTGTTGCCATTCTCGATGCCGACAGGGAGGGCTTTCTCCGTTCCGAGCGCTCCCTCATCCAGATGATGGGCAGGGCGGCGAGAAATACAGCGGGAAAGGTTATACTCTACGCTGACGACATCACCGACAGCATCCGGAACGCTACCGCCGAGACCGCACGGAGAAGGGCGCTGCAGACGAAGTACAATGAAGACCATGGGATAACGCCGGCTTCGATCAGGAAAGACGTCATATCCCTCCTGCCCGAAGAGCTCATGGCCGACGCAGGTTCAGGATATCTCCGAAAAAAGGAAAAGGATACCCTGGAAGGTTTTTCTCCGGCAGAACTTGAAAAGATGATGTGGCAGGCCGTTGAACGGCTTGATTTCGAGAAGGCGGCCCGGCTCAGGGACACGCTCGCTTCTCTGGAAGGGAAGGAATTGAACCGTGTTGCAATGGATTCAAATCAAAGGAGCAAGAGAACACAATCTAAAAAACATCGACGTTGA
- the ftsH gene encoding ATP-dependent zinc metalloprotease FtsH produces MGRLVKNLGLYLILIVLVVSLVNVFLSPTQGPQQIQEIGYSTFLSEVSSGRITSVTVRENSIKGKFTDGREFVSYVVGIGDLAKEVAQKGVNVEVEPPQKTPWWANMLSSLFPTLLLIGVWIFFLYNMQGGGGKVMNFAKSKAKLFLDNRPKVTFNDVAGCEESKEELSEVVYYLKDPSRFTALGAKVPRGILLLGPPGTGKTLLARAAAGEADVPFFSVSGSDFVEMFVGVGAARVRDLFEQARKYQPCIIFIDEMDAVGRQRGAGLGGGHDEREQTLNQLLVELDGFDESTGIILIAATNRPDILDPALLRPGRFDRHIVVDRPDVKGREAILEVHVREKKLASDVDLEVLARRTPGFVGADLANLVNEAALLSARNGDKEITMKNFEEGIDRVIAGPERKSRLVSDKEKKIIAYHETGHALVAKLIPSCDPVHKISIIPRGNMALGYTLQLPEEDRFLMSRSGLLDKICVLLGGRVAEELQFGDVTTGASNDLERATQIARQMVTEFGMSEKLGLVKLGHKHQEVFLGRDIGEDRNYSDEVAYAIDQEVKKIIDSCYGRVHHLLAENAEEMTMVAQVLLEKEVIEGKELTLLLGMEEKEEKTPSPAEEVKEGRKTPEETAEESRSPNILGEAPAD; encoded by the coding sequence TTGGGCCGATTGGTAAAAAATCTCGGGTTGTATCTTATTCTTATAGTGCTCGTTGTGAGCCTCGTGAACGTTTTTCTTTCTCCCACCCAGGGTCCCCAGCAAATCCAGGAGATCGGGTACAGCACATTCCTTTCGGAAGTCTCCTCAGGGAGAATCACGTCCGTCACCGTCCGGGAAAATTCCATCAAGGGAAAGTTCACCGACGGCAGGGAATTCGTTAGCTATGTAGTCGGCATAGGGGATCTGGCCAAGGAAGTCGCCCAGAAAGGAGTAAACGTGGAGGTGGAACCTCCGCAGAAGACTCCATGGTGGGCTAACATGCTTTCTTCCCTGTTCCCGACGCTGCTGCTCATTGGTGTCTGGATCTTCTTCCTCTACAACATGCAGGGCGGCGGCGGCAAGGTGATGAACTTTGCGAAAAGCAAGGCCAAGCTCTTTCTCGACAACCGACCGAAGGTGACCTTCAACGATGTCGCCGGATGCGAGGAATCAAAGGAAGAACTCTCCGAGGTCGTGTACTACCTCAAGGATCCCAGCAGGTTCACAGCCCTCGGGGCAAAGGTTCCCAGGGGCATCCTTCTCCTTGGACCCCCGGGAACGGGAAAAACCCTTCTTGCCCGGGCAGCGGCGGGGGAGGCCGATGTCCCCTTCTTCAGCGTCAGCGGTTCGGACTTCGTCGAGATGTTCGTTGGTGTGGGTGCAGCAAGGGTTCGGGATCTCTTTGAACAGGCCCGGAAATACCAGCCGTGCATTATTTTCATCGATGAGATGGATGCCGTTGGAAGGCAGCGCGGCGCCGGTCTCGGCGGAGGCCACGACGAACGGGAGCAGACGCTGAACCAGCTTCTCGTCGAGCTTGACGGGTTTGACGAATCCACGGGCATTATTCTCATCGCGGCCACGAACAGGCCCGACATCCTCGACCCGGCCCTTCTCCGTCCGGGAAGGTTCGACCGCCACATCGTCGTCGACCGTCCGGACGTCAAGGGACGGGAAGCTATTCTCGAGGTTCATGTCCGGGAAAAGAAGCTCGCTTCCGATGTGGACCTTGAAGTCCTCGCACGCAGGACACCCGGTTTTGTGGGCGCCGACCTTGCGAACCTCGTGAACGAGGCAGCTCTGCTCTCGGCAAGGAACGGAGACAAAGAAATCACCATGAAGAACTTCGAGGAAGGAATCGACAGGGTCATCGCCGGTCCCGAGCGCAAGAGCCGCCTCGTGAGCGACAAAGAAAAGAAGATCATCGCGTACCACGAAACCGGGCACGCCCTTGTAGCAAAACTGATACCGTCCTGCGACCCGGTGCACAAGATTTCCATCATTCCGAGAGGTAACATGGCTCTCGGGTACACTCTTCAGCTTCCGGAGGAGGATCGTTTCCTCATGTCCCGCTCCGGCCTCCTTGACAAGATCTGCGTTCTTCTCGGGGGAAGAGTGGCAGAAGAGCTTCAGTTCGGGGACGTCACCACAGGCGCGAGCAACGACCTGGAACGGGCCACGCAGATTGCCAGGCAAATGGTCACCGAATTCGGAATGAGTGAGAAACTCGGGCTCGTCAAGCTCGGTCACAAGCACCAGGAGGTGTTCCTCGGCAGGGACATCGGAGAGGACCGGAACTACAGCGACGAAGTGGCCTATGCCATAGACCAGGAAGTGAAGAAGATCATCGATTCCTGCTATGGCAGAGTCCATCATCTGCTGGCTGAAAACGCAGAAGAGATGACGATGGTCGCCCAGGTACTTCTTGAAAAGGAAGTCATTGAAGGAAAGGAACTGACCCTTCTGCTCGGCATGGAAGAAAAAGAAGAAAAGACCCCTTCACCGGCAGAAGAGGTTAAAGAAGGGCGAAAAACTCCGGAAGAGACGGCGGAAGAAAGCCGAAGCCCGAACATCCTTGGAGAAGCTCCTGCAGATTAG